A window of Rhinolophus ferrumequinum isolate MPI-CBG mRhiFer1 chromosome 23, mRhiFer1_v1.p, whole genome shotgun sequence genomic DNA:
GTGTGTGCCCCTTGTGAGTTAGAGCCTAGCAGGTGTGTGCTATGATTCACAACCTCTTAAAGAGGTTACCTTTGAGTCCAGTTTGGATCCAAGGTGACCCCTTGGCTTGGGGCCTCCGGCTGACCCTGACTGCCTCCCAATCTATCTGTCCCTCTCCAGATCAGCCTGTCCTTGGGGACCCTGCTTCTGCTGCTGGGTGTGGCAGCCCTGACCACTGGCTATGCGGTGCCCCCCAAGCTGGAGGGTATTGGAGAGGGTGAGTTCCTGGTTTTGGATCAGCGGGCAGCCGACTACAACCAGGCCCTAGGCACCTGCCGCCTGGCAGGCACAGCACTCTGTGTGGCAGCCGGGGTCTTGCTGGCCATCTGCCTGTTCTGGGCCATGACTGGCTGGCtgagtcaggacatcaaggcagaaCCCTTGGACACTGAAGCTGACGGTCATGTGGAGGTCTTCGGGGATGAGTCAGAGCAGCAGCTGTCCCCCATCTTCCACGATGTCAGCGGCCAGTCTTGGTTCTCACCGCCTGCCAGCCCGTTTGGGCAATCTTCTGTGCAGACCATCCAGCCCAAGCGGGACTCTTGAGCTGTCCACATGGCCAGAGGAGGCACCAGCCCTGGAGTCTGGaggcttcctcctccccaccacaccccagCCTCCCACTGTCTCCTTAACTTTGCCCTTTCAACAGGGTCCCTTCTGTCTAAGCCCCCAGAAGGCTCAACTCCAGGTCAGAAAGTCGGGCTCACATCTGTGTGCTCATTCTCAGGGGGTAGGGCCTCAACTCATTCAAGATGCCAACCTTCCTCAAGTCCACCCAACACTTCCCACCCACCCTTCTATCCCCAGACACTCCAGGGACAGAAAGCATTTCCCTCAACCTGTCCCCACTCTTTCCAATGTGTGACCATGGCCAAGCCCCTTGCCCTTTCAGATCACCAGTTTCTGCCTCTGTACTATAAGGGGTTTGGACCAGATTCTCGAGTTCCATGAGTTTTTTGATTCTCCCTAGGATGTATTACACTCTATAGGCACAGATGAGGGCAGTGGGGTAGTGGGGTCATTCTCATCCATCGACCCCTCCCTCTGTCAGCTGTACCAGGATGCATCAGGATGGGTCAAAGATACTGGAATTTCTGTCCAGGATGGTATGAAAACACTTACCCTCTagagcagggatgtccaaacttttttcaatggttttcaccaagggccgtatgcggtaaaatacacaaacagacgggccactcactcaaggtgaaatacgtattgcctcacctggtttatttaagtaaactaaatatatttttggaatttgttgcgggccaattaacaatgcatcatgggccgcagttggcccgcgggccgcagtttgtaAACCCCTGCTCTAGAGTATGTTTTCTACATGCATTTCGGCATCAGAGCTGCTCT
This region includes:
- the NRSN2 gene encoding neurensin-2; its protein translation is MPSCDRSCGCSRGPNVEDGKWYGVRSYLHLFYEDCASTTLSDDPEGPPVLCPRRPWPSLCWKISLSLGTLLLLLGVAALTTGYAVPPKLEGIGEGEFLVLDQRAADYNQALGTCRLAGTALCVAAGVLLAICLFWAMTGWLSQDIKAEPLDTEADGHVEVFGDESEQQLSPIFHDVSGQSWFSPPASPFGQSSVQTIQPKRDS